A genomic stretch from Streptomyces sp. QL37 includes:
- a CDS encoding MerR family transcriptional regulator, whose amino-acid sequence MPPESPSHATDRLDDDDYPAYTMGRAAEMIGATPGFLRAIGEARLITPLRSEGGHRRYSRYQLRIAARARELVDGGTPVEAACRIVILEDQLEEALRLNEELRRPAPGRSGVDS is encoded by the coding sequence ATGCCCCCGGAGTCCCCGTCGCATGCCACGGACCGTCTCGACGACGACGACTACCCCGCGTACACGATGGGGCGGGCCGCGGAGATGATCGGTGCGACGCCCGGTTTCCTGAGGGCCATCGGCGAGGCCCGCCTGATCACGCCGTTGCGCTCCGAGGGAGGCCACCGACGCTACTCCCGTTACCAGCTGCGTATCGCGGCCCGTGCCCGGGAGCTGGTGGACGGTGGCACGCCGGTCGAGGCGGCCTGCCGCATCGTCATCCTGGAGGACCAGCTCGAGGAGGCCCTGCGTCTCAACGAGGAACTGCGGCGGCCCGCGCCGGGCCGGAGTGGCGTCGATTCCTGA
- a CDS encoding SpoIIE family protein phosphatase, producing MIPPEAPLQAEEHADPPPFDVAALDALIGSSPAGVAVFDTELRYVYVNPALERLNGVPAAAHLGRGVAEVLPDMHVRANVMRQVLADGRPREITTSGQTWVDSVIERRYWRVALHRYEEDGRVRGLIAIAQEVTATQNERDELRRARSYLTLLDNAAVAIGTTLDVETTCQELAEFVVPVMADVAVVEMIPEDNGRPRREPPAGVLRLRRAGVATTPELADSIAQFGGPGADIDYQEDAAVPRCLAADEPVIENLYGDEQLGRSAPTPERVAAYRAVGLHSAVVVPLTARGRPLGALSLLRAGDSPPFTEGLDVVVARTLAGRAAVDVDHAYRYTHEHRVARELQRSLLSEPRGPNPGIEIASLYLPAGAGALVGGDWFDAIPLQGGRHLKVMGDVMGHGVEAAVAMSNYRSMLRIMAEDDQPPHRILERLDKAVEHSGLDRAATCLIAVVDRKEGVCEVASAGHPPPVFIDPGAAGARVARMPVGPPLGTGFGGYRTAVLPCGPGTVLFMYTDGLVERRGEDIDDSIERLTRLTMPVSGRLQDLLGEVVDRFAEGAEDDIAVLVSRSRGY from the coding sequence ATGATCCCTCCGGAGGCTCCGTTGCAGGCCGAAGAGCACGCCGATCCGCCGCCCTTCGACGTGGCGGCGCTGGACGCGCTGATCGGCAGCAGCCCGGCGGGGGTGGCGGTCTTCGACACGGAGCTGCGCTACGTGTACGTGAACCCCGCACTCGAACGGCTCAACGGGGTGCCGGCCGCCGCGCACCTGGGCAGGGGCGTCGCCGAGGTGCTGCCGGACATGCACGTCCGGGCGAACGTCATGCGCCAGGTGCTGGCCGACGGAAGACCCCGTGAGATCACCACCAGTGGGCAGACCTGGGTGGACTCCGTCATCGAGCGGAGGTACTGGCGTGTGGCCCTGCACCGGTACGAGGAGGACGGACGGGTGCGCGGGCTGATCGCGATCGCCCAGGAGGTCACCGCGACCCAGAACGAGCGGGACGAGCTGCGGCGGGCCAGGAGCTATCTGACGCTCCTGGACAACGCGGCCGTCGCCATCGGTACGACGCTGGACGTGGAGACCACCTGCCAGGAACTCGCCGAGTTCGTGGTGCCGGTGATGGCCGACGTCGCCGTCGTCGAGATGATCCCGGAGGACAACGGGCGTCCCCGGCGTGAACCACCGGCCGGAGTGCTGCGCCTGCGGAGGGCCGGGGTGGCCACGACCCCGGAACTCGCCGACTCGATCGCCCAGTTCGGCGGCCCGGGTGCGGACATCGACTACCAGGAGGACGCGGCCGTGCCCCGCTGCCTGGCGGCCGACGAGCCGGTGATCGAGAACCTGTACGGCGACGAGCAGCTGGGCCGTTCGGCACCCACCCCCGAACGGGTCGCCGCCTACCGGGCCGTCGGCCTGCACTCGGCCGTCGTCGTGCCGCTCACCGCGCGCGGACGCCCGCTGGGGGCGCTCAGCCTGCTGCGGGCCGGGGACTCCCCTCCCTTCACGGAGGGCCTGGACGTGGTCGTCGCCCGTACGCTCGCGGGCCGCGCCGCCGTCGACGTGGACCACGCCTACCGCTACACGCACGAGCACCGCGTCGCCCGGGAACTCCAGCGCTCCCTGCTCTCCGAGCCGCGGGGGCCGAACCCGGGCATCGAGATCGCGTCCCTCTACCTCCCCGCGGGCGCGGGGGCGCTGGTGGGCGGGGACTGGTTCGACGCCATCCCGCTCCAGGGGGGACGGCATCTCAAGGTGATGGGCGATGTGATGGGGCACGGGGTGGAGGCAGCCGTCGCCATGAGCAACTACCGCTCGATGCTGCGCATCATGGCCGAGGACGACCAGCCGCCGCACCGCATCCTCGAACGGCTGGACAAGGCCGTGGAGCACTCCGGACTCGACCGGGCGGCGACCTGCCTGATCGCCGTGGTCGACCGGAAGGAGGGGGTCTGCGAGGTGGCCAGCGCGGGACATCCGCCACCGGTCTTCATCGACCCAGGGGCTGCCGGGGCGCGGGTGGCGCGCATGCCCGTGGGGCCGCCCCTCGGGACGGGCTTCGGCGGATACCGGACAGCGGTGCTGCCGTGCGGTCCCGGGACGGTGCTGTTCATGTACACCGACGGCCTGGTGGAGCGCCGGGGCGAGGACATCGACGACTCCATCGAGCGGCTCACACGGCTCACCATGCCGGTGAGCGGACGGCTCCAGGACCTGCTGGGGGAGGTCGTGGACCGCTTCGCCGAGGGGGCCGAGGACGACATCGCCGTGCTCGTCTCGCGGAGCCGGGGCTACTGA
- a CDS encoding alpha/beta fold hydrolase, translated as MAGRPPSAAVLILHGGYETGMAAPAPGAMNLPGLRMLPVSRAVSRAVRGDPGVRVQRVRYTHRGWNGSREDPLHDALRVLDALRREAGDIPVVLLGHSMGARAALHAAGHPLVRSVVGLAPWCPPGDPVTQLAGRDVVLLHSTRDRVTSPLASQSLTARARRAGARTCLVTIPGSDHAMIRRAPAWHHLAGLLVTGLLGLAPVPKRVEAAFGLPRGAAASEGTLSLDGLDAGRPGTRRCGAVRGGGR; from the coding sequence GTGGCCGGAAGACCGCCGTCGGCAGCGGTGCTCATCCTCCACGGCGGCTACGAGACGGGCATGGCGGCGCCGGCACCCGGCGCCATGAACCTGCCCGGGCTGCGGATGCTGCCGGTCTCGCGCGCGGTGAGCCGGGCGGTGCGCGGTGACCCGGGCGTGCGCGTGCAACGCGTCCGCTACACGCACCGGGGCTGGAACGGTTCCCGCGAGGACCCCCTGCACGACGCCTTACGGGTGCTGGACGCACTGCGGCGCGAGGCGGGCGACATCCCCGTGGTCCTTCTCGGTCACTCCATGGGGGCCCGCGCCGCCCTCCACGCCGCCGGGCACCCGCTGGTCCGCTCGGTGGTGGGCCTGGCGCCGTGGTGTCCCCCCGGCGACCCGGTGACGCAGCTCGCGGGGCGCGACGTCGTCCTGCTGCACAGCACCCGGGACCGGGTGACGAGCCCGCTGGCGTCCCAGTCGCTCACGGCCAGGGCGCGCCGGGCGGGCGCCCGGACCTGTCTGGTGACGATCCCGGGCAGCGACCACGCGATGATCCGCCGTGCTCCGGCCTGGCACCACCTGGCGGGCCTGCTGGTGACGGGGCTGCTGGGCCTCGCACCGGTGCCGAAACGGGTCGAGGCGGCGTTCGGACTGCCGCGGGGCGCCGCGGCCTCCGAAGGGACCCTGTCGCTGGACGGACTCGACGCCGGCCGGCCGGGCACGCGGAGATGCGGCGCGGTGCGGGGCGGCGGACGATGA
- a CDS encoding peroxiredoxin has protein sequence MASGPRIGLPAPDFTLPGGILTEDTFTRRDYTLSAARGRAVVLAFYPGDDTAVCTKQLCSYSSGLETFENLDAEVWGISPQGVDSHESFARGHDLRLPLLADTGRETARAYGVAAPGIGVRRSVFLIGPDGVVRWKHVALLGVTFQSLDTLAQQLSGIGTP, from the coding sequence ATGGCGTCAGGACCCCGAATCGGCCTTCCCGCACCGGACTTCACCCTCCCCGGAGGCATACTCACCGAAGACACCTTCACGCGGCGCGACTACACGCTCTCCGCCGCGCGCGGCCGGGCCGTCGTGCTCGCCTTCTACCCGGGGGACGACACGGCCGTCTGCACCAAGCAGCTCTGCTCCTACTCCTCGGGCCTGGAGACCTTCGAGAACCTCGACGCCGAGGTCTGGGGAATCAGTCCACAGGGTGTGGACAGCCACGAGTCCTTCGCCCGCGGCCACGACCTGCGTCTGCCCCTGCTGGCCGACACCGGACGGGAGACCGCCCGGGCCTACGGGGTCGCCGCGCCCGGCATCGGCGTACGCCGCTCCGTCTTCCTGATCGGTCCGGACGGCGTGGTGCGGTGGAAGCACGTCGCCCTGCTCGGCGTCACCTTCCAGTCCCTCGACACACTCGCCCAGCAGCTTTCCGGCATCGGAACTCCCTGA
- a CDS encoding flotillin family protein encodes MSPVVIAVIGIVVLLVLLALAVITRYKVAGPSQAFIITGRRGKKSTDPVTGRTSIDNSGQKVVVGGGVFVVPFVQQKFTLDLSSRHIPVAVRGAVTLRGVKSNLEGVAIVKVGGSEDAIRAAAQRFLQQQNGIVGFTQEVLSGALRAIVGRMSVEDIIRDRAAFAGQVAEEAEASLSGQGLILDAFQIQDITTEGSYLEDLGRPEAARAKQEADIAEAIARRASEQARLKAAEEIAIAERTFYLKQAEIKAETEAAAAKANAAGPLAEAARQQEVLAEQEKVAQRQAALTDRELDTKVRKPADAARYQAEQEAEARRIAQVKEAEADAERSRLTGQGEKLHRSALADAVRIEGESEAAAIAAKGAAEAEAMQKKADAFAQYGDAAVLQMLVEVLPQVVAKASEPLSAIDKMTVISTDGASQLSRTVTDNVAQGLELLSSTTGVDLGALLRNLQGKAGGTESVAAVPAPSAAADGEKIEIKD; translated from the coding sequence ATGAGCCCAGTAGTCATCGCCGTCATCGGCATCGTCGTACTTCTCGTACTCCTGGCCCTCGCCGTGATCACCAGATACAAGGTCGCCGGCCCCAGCCAGGCCTTCATCATCACGGGGCGCCGCGGCAAGAAGTCCACCGACCCGGTGACCGGCCGCACCAGCATCGACAACAGCGGTCAGAAGGTCGTCGTCGGCGGCGGTGTCTTCGTCGTGCCGTTCGTCCAGCAGAAGTTCACCCTGGACCTCTCCAGCCGCCACATCCCCGTCGCCGTACGCGGCGCCGTCACCCTGCGCGGTGTGAAGTCCAACCTCGAAGGCGTCGCGATCGTCAAGGTCGGCGGGAGCGAGGACGCGATCCGCGCCGCGGCCCAGCGCTTCCTCCAGCAGCAGAACGGCATCGTCGGCTTCACCCAGGAAGTGCTCTCCGGGGCCCTCCGCGCCATCGTCGGCCGCATGTCGGTCGAGGACATCATCCGTGACCGCGCCGCGTTCGCCGGGCAGGTCGCCGAGGAGGCCGAGGCCAGCCTCTCCGGCCAGGGCCTCATCCTGGACGCCTTCCAGATCCAGGACATCACCACCGAGGGCTCCTACCTGGAGGACCTCGGCCGTCCCGAGGCCGCCCGCGCCAAGCAGGAGGCGGACATCGCCGAGGCCATCGCCCGGCGCGCCTCCGAGCAGGCCCGGCTGAAGGCGGCGGAGGAGATCGCCATCGCCGAGCGGACGTTCTACCTCAAGCAGGCCGAGATCAAGGCCGAGACCGAAGCCGCCGCCGCCAAGGCCAACGCGGCCGGCCCGCTCGCCGAGGCAGCCCGCCAGCAGGAGGTCCTCGCCGAGCAGGAGAAGGTGGCCCAGCGCCAGGCCGCACTGACCGACCGCGAGCTCGACACCAAGGTCCGCAAGCCCGCCGACGCCGCCCGCTACCAGGCGGAGCAGGAGGCGGAGGCCCGCCGCATCGCCCAGGTCAAGGAGGCCGAGGCGGACGCGGAGCGCTCCCGCCTCACCGGTCAGGGTGAGAAGCTCCACCGCTCCGCGCTCGCCGACGCCGTACGCATCGAGGGTGAGTCCGAGGCGGCCGCCATCGCCGCGAAGGGCGCCGCCGAGGCCGAGGCCATGCAGAAGAAGGCCGACGCCTTCGCGCAGTACGGCGACGCGGCCGTCCTCCAGATGCTGGTCGAGGTGCTGCCCCAGGTCGTCGCCAAGGCGTCGGAGCCGCTGAGCGCCATCGACAAGATGACGGTCATCTCGACCGACGGCGCGAGCCAGCTGTCCCGCACCGTGACCGACAACGTCGCCCAGGGCCTGGAGCTCCTCAGCTCCACCACCGGTGTCGACCTGGGGGCGCTGCTCCGGAACCTTCAGGGCAAGGCCGGCGGCACGGAGTCCGTCGCAGCGGTCCCCGCGCCCTCGGCCGCCGCCGACGGCGAGAAGATCGAGATCAAGGACTGA